Proteins from one Desulfonema limicola genomic window:
- a CDS encoding DUF2281 domain-containing protein, with translation MNINEIEYKIQKLPEHIIPELSVYIDFLIKKHSQIPKKSKPDFKWEGGISELKTKYSSVSLQKKSLEWR, from the coding sequence ATGAATATAAATGAAATAGAATATAAAATACAAAAATTACCAGAGCATATTATTCCAGAACTATCTGTTTATATTGATTTTCTCATAAAAAAACACAGTCAGATTCCCAAAAAGTCAAAACCGGATTTTAAATGGGAAGGCGGAATATCCGAACTTAAAACTAAATACAGCAGTGTTTCACTTCAAAAAAAATCTTTGGAGTGGCGCTGA
- a CDS encoding GxxExxY protein: MLHEKLTYTINGCMFEVFRNLGNIWHEDVYENAAELELRSRGLKVERQKEFEVFYFDRRVGHYRIDLLIEDTVILELKAVPKIMPLHNAQIISYLKGMNKPLGILANFGGFKAECRTFPNILHRKTPLRDDFDFNKVCLDDKESIKDLLFMANRILTTLGAGYFHQIYRRAFYYELKQAGVDFKVNKEVSAQYQNKKIGSREVNFFIIGDLLLSVVAVKELDSLIVNRFRNYGRYFKQKRGLIFNFNSLKLDFRYYNDVENYMERG; encoded by the coding sequence ATGTTACACGAAAAACTAACATACACCATAAACGGCTGCATGTTTGAAGTCTTCAGAAACCTGGGCAACATCTGGCATGAAGATGTTTACGAAAACGCAGCAGAGCTTGAACTCCGATCTCGCGGCCTGAAGGTAGAGCGTCAGAAGGAATTTGAAGTATTCTATTTTGACAGGCGTGTAGGGCATTATAGAATTGACCTGCTGATTGAGGATACAGTAATTTTAGAATTGAAAGCCGTCCCGAAAATTATGCCGTTACACAATGCCCAGATCATTTCTTATCTAAAAGGCATGAACAAACCTTTGGGGATTCTGGCAAACTTTGGAGGCTTCAAAGCTGAATGCCGGACGTTTCCGAACATCCTTCACCGGAAAACACCATTGCGGGATGACTTTGATTTTAATAAAGTCTGCTTGGATGATAAGGAATCCATCAAAGACCTGCTTTTTATGGCAAACCGGATTCTGACAACTTTGGGAGCAGGATATTTTCATCAGATTTACCGGCGGGCGTTTTACTATGAACTGAAACAGGCTGGCGTTGATTTTAAGGTAAACAAGGAAGTTTCGGCCCAATATCAAAACAAAAAAATCGGCTCAAGGGAAGTTAATTTCTTTATTATCGGGGATTTGTTGCTGTCGGTTGTTGCTGTGAAAGAACTTGACAGCCTGATTGTGAATAGATTCCGAAATTACGGGCGTTATTTTAAACAGAAGCGCGGGCTGATTTTCAATTTTAATTCACTGAAGCTGGATTTTAGGTATTATAATGATGTGGAAAACTACATGGAAAGGGGATAA
- a CDS encoding DUF1573 domain-containing protein, with translation MFFAFIPICSAEKLPEIKFDDTSYNFGIAGPGEEIKHIFKFINTGTSLLEIENISTDCGCTAALISNQKILPNGKGEIEITFKTGRYEGKQKGTITIYSNDLNNKKVSLIVEGEVKRDIAVIPEGLALGDIEQGKSINNTVKILQLSSEALVINKLEFNKKYIDVKKSLFEDKNSRGIKLDISLKDNILAGIFNEIITIHTNLKKYPKLDIPIWGNIIGGIQVIPSSFSFGKVLKGVKFSEYITILSKDKKNLEGLKITCDLPFIKTNLLPDKDNKSIKIELYVDKISPSGKISSQLTIHTNDPLQKIIKIPIYGLIK, from the coding sequence ATGTTTTTTGCTTTTATTCCTATATGTTCAGCGGAAAAATTGCCTGAAATAAAGTTTGATGATACAAGTTATAATTTCGGAATTGCTGGACCGGGTGAAGAAATAAAGCATATATTCAAATTTATCAATACTGGAACATCGCTTTTGGAGATAGAAAATATAAGTACAGATTGCGGATGTACAGCAGCACTTATTTCTAATCAAAAAATTTTGCCAAATGGAAAAGGTGAAATAGAAATTACTTTTAAAACAGGTCGTTATGAGGGAAAACAGAAGGGTACTATAACGATTTATTCAAATGATCTTAATAATAAAAAAGTCAGCCTTATTGTTGAAGGAGAAGTTAAGCGGGACATAGCTGTTATTCCCGAGGGACTTGCATTAGGAGATATTGAACAAGGAAAAAGTATAAATAATACTGTAAAAATCCTTCAGCTTTCTTCTGAAGCTCTGGTAATCAATAAATTGGAATTTAATAAAAAATATATAGATGTAAAAAAATCCCTTTTTGAAGATAAAAACAGCCGGGGAATAAAACTTGATATATCATTAAAAGATAATATTCTTGCCGGAATATTTAATGAAATTATCACAATTCATACAAATTTAAAAAAATACCCTAAATTAGATATTCCCATATGGGGAAATATTATTGGAGGAATTCAGGTAATCCCATCAAGTTTTTCTTTTGGAAAGGTTTTAAAAGGCGTTAAATTTTCAGAATATATCACTATTTTATCAAAAGATAAAAAAAATTTGGAAGGATTAAAGATAACTTGTGATTTACCTTTTATAAAAACAAATTTACTGCCTGATAAGGATAATAAAAGTATAAAAATAGAATTGTATGTTGATAAAATAAGCCCTTCAGGTAAAATTTCATCACAATTAACAATACATACAAATGATCCTTTGCAAAAAATTATAAAAATACCTATTTACGGATTAATAAAATAG
- a CDS encoding TolB family protein — translation MVIIFIFMAGNVHGDIAFVANINGNWDLFIAGDNGQNPIQLTDTPYDEKDPSWSYDRKQIVYSTSDGKLNIVNIETKNSRQLPSGLYKTPQITPSLSPNGQYVAFAQFLPGKRDQTDLMLFDMKFETTRTLLEQYAIQMWPAWSPDSRHLVYTNTHCSSECGRIIQELWLARLEGRWARQLLMTNAFCQQPVWSRDGRQIAFSSDKSGNYDIWVFSVDSQELKQLTFEKSLDIKPAWSEDGKQIAFISSRSGFMKIWIKDLHSGKLKDLNIFQEKSAEFKDIAW, via the coding sequence ATGGTTATAATTTTTATTTTTATGGCTGGAAATGTCCATGGTGATATTGCCTTTGTAGCCAATATCAATGGCAATTGGGATTTGTTTATTGCAGGAGATAATGGACAAAATCCCATTCAACTGACTGATACACCTTATGATGAAAAAGACCCTTCATGGTCTTATGACCGCAAACAAATAGTCTATTCCACAAGCGATGGGAAATTGAATATTGTTAATATCGAAACGAAAAACAGCAGACAGCTTCCGTCAGGTTTATATAAAACTCCTCAGATAACACCCTCCCTTTCTCCAAACGGACAATATGTTGCATTTGCACAGTTTCTGCCGGGAAAAAGAGACCAGACAGACCTGATGCTGTTTGACATGAAATTCGAGACTACAAGAACACTGCTTGAGCAGTATGCCATACAAATGTGGCCTGCATGGTCGCCGGACAGCAGGCATTTGGTTTATACCAATACTCACTGTTCATCTGAGTGCGGGAGGATTATTCAGGAGCTTTGGCTTGCAAGGCTTGAAGGAAGGTGGGCAAGGCAGCTTTTGATGACCAATGCTTTTTGCCAGCAGCCTGTATGGTCGCGGGATGGCAGACAAATTGCCTTTTCTTCTGACAAAAGCGGCAATTATGATATTTGGGTATTTTCTGTTGATTCTCAAGAGTTAAAACAGCTTACTTTTGAAAAGAGTCTGGATATAAAACCTGCATGGTCGGAGGACGGAAAACAGATTGCTTTTATATCCAGCCGTTCAGGATTTATGAAAATATGGATTAAAGATTTACATTCTGGAAAACTGAAAGACCTCAATATTTTTCAGGAAAAATCTGCTGAATTTAAAGATATTGCATGGTAA
- a CDS encoding RHS repeat-associated core domain-containing protein: protein MLKKNLILNIKIFILFMVTVFALNTYYIPVVHAFDQDWDGGHQGTDPGNPPPSNDEEGDDGCKEPPCDECKASGSPVVFIDGSYHTQFTDMTLPGVPGIALKRYYRSQHSFRTGFFGYGWSFAYEMRVQEVAGIPKYASVLMPNAQVYKFIDNGNGSYITPDGTTLVLKKNESDRFELSEPNGNTYRFNEDNRLSEVIDKNGNNITLTYENGCIASVSAPDGRILTFTKGPNGKIASVSDHTGRTVQYGYDDNGNLTSFTNINGDTQVIAYNDHWITSVSDFMGNTITSVTYDYEGKVLSLTDNGLTYTYEYPGGNIVRRTDIDGTWQFTFNDAGLVTSVKDPFGNTTAKVFDANGNLTAQTDAMGNTTTYTYDSLGNILTVTDPLGNVTTYTYYPGTKLVETETGPNGIITKYEYDENGNIVKIYRAFGTPEQTIIQNLYDDSGNLTSFTDPNGNTSVFDYDNAGRLISESKDGLTVSYEYDDSGNLSKKTYPWGGIQEFTYDSEGRKLTEKDPEGNITKYTYDANGNLITITDSLGNVTTNEYDDFGRITKVIDAAGGTKEFTRDQKGRPVSVKDRNGVVQNITYNHLGLATRVVTGTRSQLFEYDANGNTISKTDPEGNKTSSEYDALSRLSKKTSPDGTQAVYTYDKNSKLLSVNFPGPDISINRSYDKYGRELTVSDSLGDIGTSKTYDNNGNILTETDVDGNNIVCEYDAFNRIVKKTFMDGTWQTYQYNNKGVIDKITSSNGAVTTFVHDNNGRIVSSADMRGTYSVTYDAAGNIASRTDPNKNTTSYEYDKLNRVVRETYPDGSTKSFTYKPEGEMASVNDRNGNTIQYEYNDMGLMTKRDYPGDNDDVFTYNARGQVISAVNQDAEVSYEYDKDGRITKETLNGKTVSYNYDLDNKQTKITYPGGRVVARKYDVRGRLEKLSDSGGDIASFSYNLNDELVKTTYQNGAVIDYTYANTKPVSMTHQVNGNNILGYDLKYNAQGKLEKETRTDNAARDKAYAYDNVGRLVKATYGTPSAVEDNYTLDGVDNWQQWNGQTRTINNLNQYTAIDGIAYKYDKNGNLLEDDRNRYEYDYMNRIIKVTRKSDNKIIEYKYDAVGRRIARVSGGITTSYFYDRMFHVIEEQVNDVTTVTYIVGESFKIYTMQKNGQTYYYHQDIRGNVVKITDSSGNIIEEYKYDAYGNATIYDNTGAIISASLIGNNYGFTGTLFDSDTQLNYMLNRYYSPNLGRFMSKDPAGYVDGGNLYLYAKSDPINNVDFSGLSAEDCLKTQDIQWSADKNIWEVLKKMRLGEIRTASAGVGAGLTLSLSACNKDCCKDGKTTNLNYMKGSLTVEFSLSGSAPIPGWGIDIPKIGQLGFFFTAGISLSGGGSYAPLIKDCKIEHRANATLCGALGGSIGIKGGASASEYAEAWVKGSVGLKGKVCYDFGVKEWNYDICGSAGVSIEVSVEIAWWKYGNTFNVLSGEICYGSRGTSGSIQFLNYERNYG from the coding sequence ATGTTAAAAAAGAATTTAATCTTGAATATAAAAATATTTATTCTTTTTATGGTAACTGTATTTGCATTAAATACATATTATATTCCCGTTGTTCATGCCTTTGACCAGGATTGGGATGGAGGACACCAGGGAACAGACCCTGGTAATCCGCCACCAAGTAATGACGAAGAAGGCGACGATGGATGTAAAGAGCCTCCATGCGATGAATGTAAGGCATCAGGTTCACCAGTAGTTTTTATAGATGGAAGTTATCATACCCAGTTTACCGATATGACTCTGCCTGGTGTTCCTGGAATTGCGTTAAAGCGCTACTATCGCAGCCAGCACAGCTTTCGCACAGGTTTTTTTGGATACGGCTGGAGTTTTGCCTATGAAATGCGTGTTCAGGAAGTTGCAGGAATTCCTAAATATGCATCAGTACTGATGCCTAATGCACAGGTTTATAAATTTATTGATAACGGCAACGGAAGCTATATTACACCTGACGGAACTACACTTGTTTTGAAAAAAAATGAGTCTGATCGTTTTGAATTATCAGAACCCAATGGAAATACTTACCGCTTTAATGAAGACAACCGCCTCAGCGAGGTAATTGATAAAAACGGCAATAATATCACTCTGACTTATGAAAACGGCTGTATTGCATCCGTATCAGCCCCGGACGGCCGCATTCTGACATTTACCAAGGGTCCCAATGGAAAAATTGCCAGTGTTTCAGACCATACAGGCAGGACAGTTCAGTATGGTTATGATGATAACGGAAATTTGACAAGTTTTACCAATATAAACGGAGATACCCAGGTTATTGCGTATAATGACCACTGGATTACTTCTGTTTCAGATTTTATGGGCAATACCATAACAAGTGTAACATATGACTATGAAGGCAAGGTCTTATCTCTTACAGATAACGGGCTGACTTATACCTATGAATATCCCGGGGGAAATATTGTACGGAGAACTGATATTGACGGTACATGGCAGTTTACTTTTAATGATGCAGGACTGGTAACCTCTGTAAAAGACCCTTTTGGCAATACAACAGCTAAGGTATTTGATGCCAATGGCAATCTTACTGCTCAGACAGATGCAATGGGTAATACAACAACATATACTTACGATTCTTTGGGAAATATCCTGACGGTTACAGACCCTTTAGGCAATGTTACAACTTATACTTATTATCCTGGTACAAAACTGGTGGAAACAGAAACAGGGCCAAACGGCATTATTACCAAATATGAATATGATGAAAATGGAAATATTGTAAAAATCTACCGCGCTTTTGGAACACCGGAACAGACTATTATCCAGAATCTTTATGATGACAGCGGAAATCTGACTTCTTTTACAGACCCCAATGGAAATACATCAGTATTTGACTATGACAATGCTGGAAGGCTTATTTCAGAAAGCAAAGATGGGTTGACGGTCTCCTACGAATACGATGATTCAGGGAATTTATCAAAGAAAACATATCCCTGGGGTGGAATTCAGGAATTTACTTATGACAGCGAAGGACGAAAGCTTACAGAGAAAGACCCTGAAGGAAATATTACTAAATATACTTATGATGCCAATGGAAACTTGATCACGATAACTGATTCCCTCGGTAATGTTACAACAAATGAATATGATGATTTCGGGCGCATTACAAAGGTTATAGATGCAGCAGGCGGAACCAAAGAATTTACAAGAGACCAGAAAGGCCGTCCTGTTTCTGTAAAAGACCGAAACGGTGTTGTCCAGAATATCACATACAATCATTTAGGGCTTGCAACCAGAGTTGTTACAGGAACACGCTCCCAGTTATTTGAATACGATGCAAACGGCAATACCATAAGTAAAACAGACCCGGAAGGAAATAAAACAAGTTCTGAATACGATGCCTTGAGCCGGCTTTCCAAAAAGACAAGCCCTGACGGAACCCAGGCTGTTTATACATATGATAAGAACAGCAAACTTTTATCCGTGAATTTTCCAGGACCCGATATCAGTATTAACAGAAGTTATGATAAGTACGGGCGTGAACTGACTGTCAGCGATTCTCTTGGGGATATAGGCACAAGCAAAACGTATGACAATAACGGCAATATTCTTACTGAAACCGATGTAGATGGTAATAATATAGTTTGTGAATATGATGCTTTTAACAGAATTGTTAAAAAGACCTTTATGGATGGCACATGGCAGACATATCAATATAATAATAAGGGCGTGATAGATAAGATTACATCTTCCAATGGTGCAGTTACAACATTTGTACATGATAATAACGGAAGGATTGTTTCTTCAGCAGATATGAGGGGAACATATAGCGTTACTTATGATGCTGCCGGAAATATCGCTTCCCGTACCGACCCGAATAAGAACACTACAAGCTATGAATATGACAAGCTGAACAGGGTTGTAAGGGAGACTTATCCTGATGGAAGTACTAAATCATTTACATACAAACCAGAAGGAGAGATGGCATCCGTTAATGACAGGAATGGAAATACAATTCAGTATGAATATAATGATATGGGGCTGATGACCAAAAGAGATTATCCCGGGGATAATGATGACGTGTTTACCTATAACGCTCGCGGGCAGGTAATAAGTGCTGTAAATCAGGATGCAGAAGTTTCATATGAATATGATAAAGACGGTCGTATAACAAAAGAAACACTTAACGGCAAAACCGTATCTTATAACTATGACCTGGATAATAAACAGACCAAGATTACCTATCCAGGCGGACGTGTTGTTGCCAGAAAATACGATGTCAGGGGACGGCTGGAAAAATTATCTGATTCAGGCGGAGACATTGCCTCTTTTTCATATAATCTGAATGATGAACTTGTCAAAACCACCTACCAAAACGGTGCAGTGATTGATTATACTTACGCCAATACCAAGCCTGTCAGCATGACGCATCAGGTTAACGGCAATAACATTTTAGGCTATGACCTGAAATATAATGCTCAGGGAAAACTGGAAAAAGAAACAAGGACAGACAATGCAGCCAGAGACAAGGCTTATGCTTATGATAATGTAGGCCGTCTTGTTAAAGCTACTTATGGAACACCTTCTGCCGTTGAGGATAATTATACATTAGATGGTGTAGATAACTGGCAGCAGTGGAACGGACAGACCCGGACAATAAATAACCTTAATCAATATACTGCAATAGATGGTATTGCTTACAAATATGATAAAAATGGTAATCTGCTTGAAGACGATAGAAATCGTTATGAATATGATTACATGAACAGGATTATCAAGGTAACCCGGAAATCTGATAATAAGATTATAGAGTATAAATACGATGCTGTTGGAAGAAGGATTGCCAGGGTTAGCGGCGGGATAACTACGAGTTATTTTTATGACAGGATGTTTCATGTTATTGAAGAGCAGGTTAATGATGTAACCACTGTTACATATATAGTTGGTGAATCATTTAAAATTTACACAATGCAAAAAAATGGACAAACCTATTACTATCATCAGGATATTAGAGGTAATGTTGTAAAAATAACAGATTCTTCTGGGAATATTATTGAAGAATATAAATATGATGCTTATGGAAATGCAACGATATATGATAATACCGGAGCCATTATTTCAGCATCATTGATTGGAAACAACTACGGATTTACAGGAACTCTTTTTGATTCTGATACTCAACTAAACTACATGCTAAACAGATATTATAGTCCAAATTTAGGACGATTTATGAGCAAAGACCCGGCTGGATATGTTGATGGTGGCAATCTTTATCTATATGCAAAATCAGACCCGATTAATAATGTTGATTTTTCAGGACTTTCAGCGGAAGACTGTTTGAAAACTCAGGATATACAATGGTCAGCAGATAAAAATATTTGGGAAGTTTTGAAAAAAATGCGGCTTGGGGAAATAAGAACTGCATCAGCAGGCGTAGGCGCTGGTCTTACATTATCTCTTTCTGCTTGTAATAAGGATTGCTGCAAAGATGGAAAAACAACCAATCTAAATTACATGAAAGGCAGCCTTACTGTCGAATTTTCTTTGAGCGGCAGTGCTCCGATTCCAGGGTGGGGGATTGATATTCCCAAGATTGGACAATTAGGTTTCTTTTTTACAGCAGGGATATCATTATCAGGCGGAGGAAGCTATGCACCACTTATTAAAGATTGTAAAATAGAACACAGAGCTAATGCAACATTATGCGGAGCTTTGGGAGGCAGTATAGGTATAAAAGGAGGCGCTTCAGCATCAGAATATGCAGAAGCCTGGGTAAAAGGAAGCGTGGGTCTCAAAGGAAAAGTATGTTATGATTTTGGGGTAAAAGAATGGAATTATGATATTTGTGGTAGTGCTGGTGTAAGTATAGAGGTGAGTGTTGAAATAGCATGGTGGAAATATGGAAATACATTTAATGTGCTAAGTGGTGAAATTTGCTACGGATCAAGAGGAACAAGCGGTTCTATACAATTCTTAAATTATGAAAGAAACTATGGATAA